In Vulpes lagopus strain Blue_001 chromosome 4, ASM1834538v1, whole genome shotgun sequence, the DNA window CCACACCAGGCACTGCACCAAGAACTTTACATATACTTCCAATATCTAATTACTACATTATCACACATAGCATGAGCATCATCAAcatattttacaggtgaggaaacacgTGTATACAAGTAAAGTAACCTGCCTAAAAGTCATATAGCTAGTTATGTGAAGCCAGGAGCTGAACCCAGGTAGTCTGATTCCCAATTAGGCAATGTTAATCACAAACAGTTCTGTCAACTTTTTTGAACCCagtgagaaatgtattttctattttacatcGTTATCcaatatgcacacacaaaaaaaggaccAATCTCTACAAAACACTATTTGGCTTAATAATACgtagcaaggaaaaaaatttttaagatgttagTTCTGAGTCACGAAATTAATATCTCATGAACCATGACGGAAAAACGCACAATATTTAACTGCTTCAGAGATATACAGCATTTATTACAATTATAGCagcaaaaaaggggaaaggacaaAAAACTAAATAGAACTAAATGGTCAGCCACAGAACTGAGTGATAATTACGAGTACCAAAAAAGTGCTATTCAGAGAAAATACAATATGTACATTTGCTTACATCATGCATAATACTTATATAcgggaaatatataaatatttcttcaggtGAAAAAGGATGTAGacaattacatttctattttaatttatacagacttttattttaacttaCAAACTGGGTTAGTTAGGAGACCAAATAATAGCCACCTCGCTTTTATTTTCTTGGCGCCAAAGCAATTTACTgatgtgttcctttttttaaatacctgTCCCAGATCATAGGACAAAGTCTTCCAATCAGTTGCATAAAGCTAGCAAAATCTTTATGCCAAAACATACAGgtcaaacaaatcaaaacaaaaatcctctcctgattgtttttaaaagtggGTCCAAATAACTTACAATATTAAAAGAGAACAGAAGTTTTGCAAACACGTCCTAAAGCCACACACATTTAAGCGTtacagaaacaggctccctcccaccccctatCCCTTCGCCCAGAGCCTTGGACCTTCTCCAGGGGTCCCTCTGAAAGCCTGGAACTTCaagaggagggggctgggccaCCTGTCTCAGGTCTGGCTCTGGCCTCCTCATCTGCCAAAGCCTCACAGTACTGTGCTGGCCAGTCCTTGGGGTCCTGATTATGGACTTTGGCCACAAACTTAAGGACTTTCATCTTGCTGGTTTCCAGGTTGGTTCGGGGCCCCCACTGGAACTCATAGTCTACAGGATCGGTGTGGGGTATCCGCCGGTACTCCAGGTAACGCTGCCGCACAAACTCTTCCGTAATAAGTTTCTTTGGGTCCCCGAAAACCAAGTGCTTCTTTGTGGGGTACACCCCTAGGCGACGCAGGAAGTCCCAGACCTCCGTTTCCTTGATGGTGTTGCCCTTCATAAAGATGAGACCCAAAACAATCATGAGGAGGCCGGTGGTGGGCGTGCCCTGGTCGCCTCTCACCTCGGCATCCTCCTCCACCGGCTCCagggtgttgatgaggatgtaagTATTGCTCTTGGGTTCCAGCTCCACCAGCTTGTACCCGAAGACGTACTCGAGGCGCTCGGCAGCCAGTCTCAGCAGGTCGGGGAAGACGTCCTTGTAGTCCCCAATGACGTGCTTCAGAATGTCGGTGCGCTTGATCGGGATCTTCTTCTGGTCCTTAATCAGCAAGAACTGCACCAGCTCGGCCACCTTCAGCTCCAGCTGCTGCTGGGACCGGGGCCCGACCTCGGGGGAGGCCTCGGCCCGGCGGGCGCTCTGCGACGCCGCGCCCCGGGCCTCCTGGGAGCCGCCCGCCCCGCGGGAGGTGCTCGGGGCCTCCTCGGCGGCGCCGCGGCCCCAGTCCTTGTCCCTGTCCGCCTGGGAGCTAGGGCGGCCCCGGCTCCTCGGCTTCTGCAACATGTCCCCGGCGGCGGGAGCCGTAACGGGCAGCACAAGCCGCGGCAGCGGGGCAGCGGGGCAGCGGGGCAGCGGGGCAGCGGGGCAGCCGGGAAGCCAGACGCGGCGGGAATTGTGGGTTGGCGCGCAGCGCGTCCCGGCGGCCTTGGGCGGGGCCAGAGCGGCGCGAGCGGCGTCGCGGAGACCGCGCTTGCGTCAGAGGAGACTGCGCGCCGCGTCACGATGGCTGCGCGCTGCGTCAGGGGCGTCTGCGCGGCCGGCGCGTTGGCGGAAGGCAGCGGCGTCCCGGCGGTGTCTGTGGGCCTGGTGTCCGGGGTCGTCCTCACCAGACCCCGCAGATAGAGACTAGGAACCAAGGCTCGTAGGCGAGTGTGCGCAGCCAAGTCAGAATAAAAGTTTCGGCAAACTCAGAAATGAGTACGAAGagtctgaaaattaaaaattttggtgcaaaatatttacatattctcAATAACAGGGGAGGAATGAGATCTTGTGCATGATAGGAAAAGAACTCACTTCCGATACGAAACTACTGAATTGATATGAAATAGCAGACAAACCCAACTGCAGGGTTCTGCAAAATATCACCTGCGTCCAGGCATCAAGGTTATAAAATCACGGATTACTGTTTGCCAGATTGAAGGAGACTATGAAACATAACTAatgcactcaaaaaaaaaaactaatgcacTCAAATAGCTTGGAGGGATAAAATTCCTTGCACTGTAATTCCTTACAACcttttttaggttttaaataaaaaataaaatagaaaataaaataaataagtgcaaTCTCAAAGCCAGTAATGCAATgcaatataggaaaaaaattttttttaagatttatttatttatttatttatgacagacatagagagagagagagaggcaaggacacaggaggagggagaagcaggctccatgccgggagcccgacgtgggactcgatcccgggactccaggatggcatcctgggccaaaggcaggtgccaaaccgctgagccacccagggatccccacaatatAGGAAAATTATAGGCTAATTCCCCTTATGACTAAagacataaaatttataaatttttagcaaataaaaaaattgttttaaaatgtatcattcaCAAGAATTTGTCCCAGGATTGTTAGATATCAGAAAAACCTATCAGTGTTACTACCCTAAACTATACCAAAAAGTATACTGAACTtacagagtaaaaataaaaattgaatcacATTAGATTAATAAAGAGCAggatacaaatttaaaaagctattcaTAATTTGTCAATACTACTAAGCAAGCTAGGAATggggggaaatttaaaaatacaagtaaacatatttatggggaaaaaaactaaaagcaaacatAGTTGGtgcagaactttaaaaatgattctctttaaaaatcaggaacaaggaATCAGGAACATCCTTGAAACCTGTTACCATTTCattttatgggacacctgggtggctcagtggttgagtgtcagccttcagctcagggtgtgatcccgggtccttggatagagtcctgcatcgggctccctacggggaccctacttctccctctgcttatgtttcta includes these proteins:
- the NSMCE3 gene encoding non-structural maintenance of chromosomes element 3 homolog, whose protein sequence is MLQKPRSRGRPSSQADRDKDWGRGAAEEAPSTSRGAGGSQEARGAASQSARRAEASPEVGPRSQQQLELKVAELVQFLLIKDQKKIPIKRTDILKHVIGDYKDVFPDLLRLAAERLEYVFGYKLVELEPKSNTYILINTLEPVEEDAEVRGDQGTPTTGLLMIVLGLIFMKGNTIKETEVWDFLRRLGVYPTKKHLVFGDPKKLITEEFVRQRYLEYRRIPHTDPVDYEFQWGPRTNLETSKMKVLKFVAKVHNQDPKDWPAQYCEALADEEARARPETGGPAPSS